Genomic DNA from Aminobacterium mobile DSM 12262:
ATTTTCTTCATAGTGAAAAGTGCTGAGTAAATATAGCGGTCTGCCATTGTCTTATTCCTCCTCTGGGGAAGGAATCATTACTTGAGTCGTATTCCTGCTTGTTTCTCAATACTTTTTAGTAAGGCTCCTGAAATATCTTTCTCTGGATGTTTTACCGTAACGTTCCCTTTTTTGTGAGGGTGTTTTAATTGGACAGGATCTCCAATGGAAGCAACCTTCTCCCATCCTTTTGCTTTCAGTATGGCAATGTTTTCTCTTGATGATATCGTACGACCCAATCCACAGCCACCTTTTTGGTACTCTTATTGCAATGCATCAACACGTATTGTCAATACATATTAATACTTTACAATACATTTTGATACTTTTTAATACGTACCAAAATGAGGCATGATTTGCTATATTCCTACCTTTGAGAGGACTATAGTTCTGACATAATGTAAATTTAATTTGAGCTAGAGTTAGGGAACGTGACCATATTTCAATTGCAGATGCCCTGGGAATTGTCGATCTGGAAAGCGAATATCTCTTCCACGCTCTGGCGCACATTGGCGTATACATACATAAAAAGCTTTTGGGACTGGCGAAAAATTGTTCATCGAAGCCTCCTTGGGCTGGATATCCAGTAACCTCATGTTTGTAAAGTGAACCCGTATGTATTTACGTATATTTATTAAACTCAACACCAAAAACAGAAAGATGGTACAATTTTATTGGTTTTAATAGTGGTATAAATTTTTATAGTTTGTTAATGTCTCTCCTGAATTTAAGAAAACTTATTTTTATATGCATTACACCTTAATTTGACCGACATACTTTCTTTTTCCTATTTTATGTATCTAAGAAGAATAGAGGGGAGTAGAAATGGATTCTGATCTTTCGTTTATTACCAATGAAAAAGATCAAAGCCTTAAAGAACGATTTAAAATAGTGATTAAAAGCACAGATTTCTTTGATTGTTTAGTTGGCTACTTTTATTCAAGTGGTTTCTACGCAATTTATCCTTCCTTGGAAAGTACCCAGAAAATAAGAATCCTTATTGGCATCAACACAAATAGGCGAACTTTCGACATGATGGAGGAAGCCAATAAATCAACGCAGCAACTGTTTGATTTCTCACATGCTGAAACCAAGCAGGAATTTGAAAATCTTGTACAAAAAGAAATGGACGGATGTCAAGATAACAGGAAGGTAGAAGAGGGGGTACAGAAATTTATAGAATGGATTAAAATAGGCAAACTTGAGATTCGGGCCTATCCATCACAAAACATTCATGCCAAACTCTATATAATGACATTTAAAGAAGACGATAGAGATACGGGACGTGTAATTACAGGATCAAGCAACTTTACTCAAGCAGGCTTAGTTGATAATTTAGAATTTAACGTAGAGCTCAAAAACAGAAGTGATTATGATTTTGCGAAAAAGAAGTTTGACCAATTATGGGCTGATTCTGTTGATGTTAACGAAAAATATGTTCAAACTGTTCAAAATAAAACGTGGCTGACTAAAAACATTACACCCTATCAGTTGTATCTAAAATTTCTTTATGAATACTTCAAAGATGAACTTAATCAAACTGACGAAGTCTTTGTAAAGTATTTACCAGAAGGCTTTAAAAGACTCGAATACCAAGAACAAGCTGTTTTGAACGCCAAGAAGATTTTGCTGCAATATGGAGGCGTTTTTATCTCCGATGTCGTAGGTCTTGGTAAAACATATATTTCTGCCATGCTTGCAGGTCAATTAGATGGCAGAACTCTTGTTATTGCTCCCCCTGTACTTATAGAAAAATCCAACCCTGGGTCGTGGCCCAATGTCTTTTCTGATTTTAAGGTATCTGCCGATTATGAATCTATAGGGAAGCTGGATGATTTACTTCAAAGAGGCACTGATAAATATACAAATATTATTATTGATGAGGCTCATCGCTTTAGAACTGAAGCAACGGTAACGTATGAAAAACTTGCAGAAATTTGTCGGGGGAAAAGAGTTATTTTAGTTACAGCAACCCCTTACAATAACTCTCCTAAGGATATACTCAGCCTGCTCAAACTATTCCAGAAAACGAAAAAAAGCACGATTCCTAATGTACCTGATTTAGAAGCGTTCTTTACTAATCTTGATAAAAAACTAAAAAAATTGGATCGGAAAGAAGATTATGAAGAATATATAGAAACAGTAAAAGAGAATGCTCGGGAAATACGAGACAAAGTTTTGAAGTATCTCATGGTTCGTCGTACACGAACAGAAATAGTAAATTACTTCCCTCGGGATATAGAACAACAAGGGCTGAAATTCCCTAAAGTGTCCAAGCCGGAGCCTCTCTTTTATGAACTTGACGAGAAAGAAGACAAAGTCTTTAATGAAACTATAAATCTAATTGCCAATCAATTTAGATACGCTCGATATATGCCCTTACTCTATTACAAAGGTAAACTTAGTCAGCTAGAGAAGCAATCTCAGCGTAATATGGGACGTTTTATGAAAATTCTCCTCGTTAAGCGTTTGGAAAGCAGTTTTTTTGCCTTTAGAAATACTGGGCAGAGATTTCTTCATTCCTATGAGATGTTCTTGAAGGAATTAAACAATGGTCATGTCTATGTCAGTAAGAAACATATAAATAAAATTTTTGAACTATTAGAAAATGATGATGATGTAGCTATCCAAAAATTGATTGATGAAGGCAAGGCAGATGGGTATGACAGTAACGATTTTAGTGAGCAACTTAAAGTAGATTTGGAACATGATCGCGATATTCTTATAAGAATTAAAAAATTGTGGGAACAGATAGATAGAGATCCGAAGCTTTTAAAATTCAAAGAAGAATTATCAACAAATAAAGTTTTGAAAAAAAACCATCTTATCATTTTCACAGAATCTAAAGAAACAGCTAACTATCTGTATGAAAATCTTAATGAAGAATATTCTGGAGAAATTCTTTTATTTACCGGTGATTCTGGGGAAAACGTTCGAGATAAAGTAATAGCGAATTTTGACGCTCGTGCCCGTGTTAGAAAAGATGATTATCGTATATTGATATCGACAGAGGTCCTCTCTGAGGGTGTCAATTTACATAGGTCGAACGTTGTTATTAATTATGATATTCCTTGGAATCCAACGCGAATGATGCAGAGAGTTGGCCGAATTAATAGGGTTGATACCCCCTTTAACTCTATTTACACTTTTAATTTTTTCCCTACAACGCAATCTAACGACCAAATCAAGCTCAAAGAAGCTGCGGAATGCAAGATTAATGCTTTTTTGACACTTCTTGGCGGTGATGCAGAACTTTTAACTGAAGGTGAGCCTGTAGGATCCCATGAGTTGTTTGACCGCTTAACCTCGTCGAAAACTTTGGAGGGCGAAGAGGAAAATGAAGAAAGTGAACTTAAATATCTGCAAGTTATTCGCGAAATCAGAGAAGGATCCCCTGACCTTTTTGAAAAGATAAAGCACCTGCCTAAAAAAGCTCGCACTGCAAAGCGAAATGCCGAATTTGATAGATCTCTTATAACTTATTTTTGTCGAGGAAAATTGCAGAAATTTTTTGTTTCTCGAGATAAAGAAGAAGCTAGGGAATTAGATTTTATGGCAGCAGCTAAATTGTTAGAAAGCACTCCAGATGAAAAAAAGAAGGATATTCCACGTGATTTTTATGATTTGCTAGATAAAAACAAAACTGCTTTTGTTGCAGCTACAACAGATGAGGTTGTTAAGCCACAGAGCAGGGGAAGAGATAATTCAACTAAAATTATTCAAGTATTAAAAGCGACGTTGCATAGTACTCAAAGATTTACTGAAGATCAAGAAGCTTACATTGCAAGAATAATTACACAATTAGCAGAAGGTGGCTTACCTAAACAAACTATAAAAAATACATGGAAGGCATTACAGAATCTGAAAAACGAAAGCCTAAATCCATTTAAAGTTTTGGCGGTACTTCAGTCTAATATTTCTGAACGATTGCTTGAGAGTCATTATGCAGAAGATAAATCTACTGTTCTGGGGAAACGGGAAGTAATATTGTCTTTATACTTGGCAGGTGAATAAACGTGAATAACGAACAAGCTCGGGAAATTCTAAAAACAACGTTTGAAAATGCGTTTAACAAAGATAATTTTATAGTTTTTATCAAAAATCTTCTAAATAGAATAGAGGAAGCTCCTTTTACTTATCAAGGTAATTATATTCCTGACGCCTATAAACAATACATCAAAAAATTTGAACGAATAGGCAAATATAGTGATAGAAAACATAGTATCGACATTCTTGTTGTTACTTTAAAGAAAGATACTTCCTTAGAACGCGCTAGGACAATGCAACGTAATTTTATTGCGTGGTATCTGAACGGAAGCAGAGGTGACAGCCTAAAAGATGCAGCCTTAGTTGCTTACATTTCTCCAGACGAAGAAGATTGGCGCTTTTCTTTGGTAAAGATGGATTATAAATTTGAAGAAACACCCTCTGGAAACATAAGGATAAGAGAGGAAATTACTTCAGCCAAACGTTGGTCATTCCTTGTAGGTGCTAATGAAAAAAGTCATACAGTACAGAGCAGACTTATAGATATTTTAGATGATGATGAACATAATCCCACTCTTCAAGAGTTGGAAAACGCTTTTGATATAGAGACTGTTACGGAAGAATTTTTTATTAAATATCGTGATCTTTTTATTCGAACTAAAGAAGAACTTGATCGAGTTGTAAGAGAAGAGGAACAAGTTAAATCGAATTTTGACGCTCATGACATCGATACAGTAAATTTTGCAAAAAAGCTGCTAGGCCAAATTACTTTTTTATATTTCTTGCAAAAAAAAGGATGGTTCGGAGTCCCTCGGGGCGAGGATTGGGGCACTGGGTCGAAGCACTTTCTACGTGAATTATTTGATAAAAAGCATGGAGATTATGATAATTTTTTTAACGATATAATGGAGCCTCTTTTCTATGAGGCTTTGCGTAACGATCGAAGACATGATGATCATTATTATAGCCGGTTTAATTGTAAAATCCCCTTTCTTAATGGTGGTTTATTTGATCCTATAGGTGGTTATGACTGGGTAGATGTTGATATAAAACTTTCAAATACGCTTTTTTCAAATACCCATGTAACGAGGGAAGGAGACATTGGTGATGGAATTTTAGATATTTTCGATCGCTACAACTTTACAGTTAGAGAGGATGAGCCATTAGAAAAGGAAGTAGCTATTGATCCAGAATTATTGGGCAAGACATATGAAAAATTTAATGCTATTCGGCCAGATAACTTTGATGAGTTCAGAAAAACATTGAAAAATGGCAAAAAGGGCGAAGAATCTAAGTTCAATAAAAAGTTTGGCGTCTATTATACACCTCGTGAAATTGTCCATTACATGTGCCAACAAAGTCTCATTAATTATCTTTGTACAGAGTTGAACGAAAATAATTCTTCTAGTCAAGAAATATGCGGAACCCAGATGAGTGTCTTGGGGAACCAGCAATTGAAATTAAATGTTGATGGAGTCGTAATGCCTCAAATAAACAAAGAGGAGATTGAAACACTTATTTATATTGGTGAACAGGTTACTGAAAATGAAGCTCGTGTTGTGAATGAAGGTAGAGAAACGCGCACTTACTCATATAAAATACCCCAAATTATTCGCGATAACGCTAACCTGATCGATCAAAAACTTGCGGATATTACAGTGTGTGATCCAGCGGTAGGTTCAGGAGCTTTCCCTGTAGGAATGATGAATGAGATTGTTAGAACACGAAATGTACTCTCTACTTTCATAAAACAGGGTTCTTCTTCTCGCGGGGATTATGCGTTTAAACGTCATTGCATTGAACATTCTCTTTATGGCGTAGACATTGATCCAGGTGCTGTAGAAATAGCTAAATTGCGTCTCTGGCTCTCTCTCATTGTGGATGAGGATAATATGGATGATATCAAACCTCTTCCTAACCTTGACTATAAGATTGTTTGTGGGGATTCTTTATTAGCCTATCCATACACACCAATAGGACTTGAAAAAGTAGAAAAGCTAAAAGAACAATTTTTTGGTGAAGTTGACCCGAGGAAAAAACAGGAATTACGCAATCAAATAGATGAAGGTATCTTGGGGCTCTTTAAAAATACTCCTCGAAGCCTTGGCTATCTAGTTACAATGGATTATAAAATTAATTTCTCTGAAATCTTTAGCCGAAACGGAGGATTTGATGTTGTAATTGCCAACCCTCCTTATATTCAACTCCAAAAATTACGAGGCAACCCGCTACAAAAAGCCTATAAAAATCAAAACTTTGAAGTTCATGATTCCAATGGTGACATATACTGTCTTTTCTATGAAAAAGGTATGGATATACTTAAAAAAAGGGGACACCTTGTTTTTATCACTTCCAACAAATGGATGCGTGCTGCCTACGGGGAAAAAATCCGACGATTTTTTGGAGAATACAACCCTTTGCAATTAATAGATCTGGGCCCGGATATTTTTAAATCGGCAACAGTAGATACAAATATATTCGTGATTCAAAAAAGTGGAAATAAAAATTGTTTGCAAGCAGTAACTCTTTCCTGTAAAGATAACTCTCATCTTAATATTTTGTCAGCTTTACAAAGAAATGGTGTGACGTTAAAGAACCTTAGCGAGGATACATGGTTTATAGGTAGTAACGCAGAGCTAAAGCTAAGAGAGAAAATAGAAAGAGTAGGTACACCTTTAAAGGAATGGGATGTAAAAATCTATCGTGGAGTGTTAACCGGTCTTAACGAAGCTTTTATTATCGATACGGCTACCCGTGATCGGCTTGTTGCTGAAGATCCCAAGAGTGCAGAAATACTAAAGCCGATATTAAGGGGAAGAGATATTAAACGGTATAGTTATGAATGGGCCGGGAAATGGCTAATAGCCACAGACTTTGATATAGATGTACCTAACTTATATCCTGCAATTTTCAATCACCTTTT
This window encodes:
- a CDS encoding type II toxin-antitoxin system HicA family toxin; its protein translation is MGRTISSRENIAILKAKGWEKVASIGDPVQLKHPHKKGNVTVKHPEKDISGALLKSIEKQAGIRLK
- a CDS encoding helicase-related protein, translating into MDSDLSFITNEKDQSLKERFKIVIKSTDFFDCLVGYFYSSGFYAIYPSLESTQKIRILIGINTNRRTFDMMEEANKSTQQLFDFSHAETKQEFENLVQKEMDGCQDNRKVEEGVQKFIEWIKIGKLEIRAYPSQNIHAKLYIMTFKEDDRDTGRVITGSSNFTQAGLVDNLEFNVELKNRSDYDFAKKKFDQLWADSVDVNEKYVQTVQNKTWLTKNITPYQLYLKFLYEYFKDELNQTDEVFVKYLPEGFKRLEYQEQAVLNAKKILLQYGGVFISDVVGLGKTYISAMLAGQLDGRTLVIAPPVLIEKSNPGSWPNVFSDFKVSADYESIGKLDDLLQRGTDKYTNIIIDEAHRFRTEATVTYEKLAEICRGKRVILVTATPYNNSPKDILSLLKLFQKTKKSTIPNVPDLEAFFTNLDKKLKKLDRKEDYEEYIETVKENAREIRDKVLKYLMVRRTRTEIVNYFPRDIEQQGLKFPKVSKPEPLFYELDEKEDKVFNETINLIANQFRYARYMPLLYYKGKLSQLEKQSQRNMGRFMKILLVKRLESSFFAFRNTGQRFLHSYEMFLKELNNGHVYVSKKHINKIFELLENDDDVAIQKLIDEGKADGYDSNDFSEQLKVDLEHDRDILIRIKKLWEQIDRDPKLLKFKEELSTNKVLKKNHLIIFTESKETANYLYENLNEEYSGEILLFTGDSGENVRDKVIANFDARARVRKDDYRILISTEVLSEGVNLHRSNVVINYDIPWNPTRMMQRVGRINRVDTPFNSIYTFNFFPTTQSNDQIKLKEAAECKINAFLTLLGGDAELLTEGEPVGSHELFDRLTSSKTLEGEEENEESELKYLQVIREIREGSPDLFEKIKHLPKKARTAKRNAEFDRSLITYFCRGKLQKFFVSRDKEEARELDFMAAAKLLESTPDEKKKDIPRDFYDLLDKNKTAFVAATTDEVVKPQSRGRDNSTKIIQVLKATLHSTQRFTEDQEAYIARIITQLAEGGLPKQTIKNTWKALQNLKNESLNPFKVLAVLQSNISERLLESHYAEDKSTVLGKREVILSLYLAGE
- a CDS encoding Eco57I restriction-modification methylase domain-containing protein, coding for MNNEQAREILKTTFENAFNKDNFIVFIKNLLNRIEEAPFTYQGNYIPDAYKQYIKKFERIGKYSDRKHSIDILVVTLKKDTSLERARTMQRNFIAWYLNGSRGDSLKDAALVAYISPDEEDWRFSLVKMDYKFEETPSGNIRIREEITSAKRWSFLVGANEKSHTVQSRLIDILDDDEHNPTLQELENAFDIETVTEEFFIKYRDLFIRTKEELDRVVREEEQVKSNFDAHDIDTVNFAKKLLGQITFLYFLQKKGWFGVPRGEDWGTGSKHFLRELFDKKHGDYDNFFNDIMEPLFYEALRNDRRHDDHYYSRFNCKIPFLNGGLFDPIGGYDWVDVDIKLSNTLFSNTHVTREGDIGDGILDIFDRYNFTVREDEPLEKEVAIDPELLGKTYEKFNAIRPDNFDEFRKTLKNGKKGEESKFNKKFGVYYTPREIVHYMCQQSLINYLCTELNENNSSSQEICGTQMSVLGNQQLKLNVDGVVMPQINKEEIETLIYIGEQVTENEARVVNEGRETRTYSYKIPQIIRDNANLIDQKLADITVCDPAVGSGAFPVGMMNEIVRTRNVLSTFIKQGSSSRGDYAFKRHCIEHSLYGVDIDPGAVEIAKLRLWLSLIVDEDNMDDIKPLPNLDYKIVCGDSLLAYPYTPIGLEKVEKLKEQFFGEVDPRKKQELRNQIDEGILGLFKNTPRSLGYLVTMDYKINFSEIFSRNGGFDVVIANPPYIQLQKLRGNPLQKAYKNQNFEVHDSNGDIYCLFYEKGMDILKKRGHLVFITSNKWMRAAYGEKIRRFFGEYNPLQLIDLGPDIFKSATVDTNIFVIQKSGNKNCLQAVTLSCKDNSHLNILSALQRNGVTLKNLSEDTWFIGSNAELKLREKIERVGTPLKEWDVKIYRGVLTGLNEAFIIDTATRDRLVAEDPKSAEILKPILRGRDIKRYSYEWAGKWLIATDFDIDVPNLYPAIFNHLLKFEEKARKRDDKGKNWWNLRACSYYPEFEKEKIVWKRIGSVLRFGYDVNNIYAQDSACIMTGSNLKFLCAYINSTLGNQLLFNKAPKTGTGDVIVSVQALDPLPVPPRTAKNIQVIDEIEVLFIQILTHKEQDSNSDVSLLEKQIDQLVYQLYDLTPEEIAIVERGNMK